In Papio anubis isolate 15944 chromosome 20, Panubis1.0, whole genome shotgun sequence, a single window of DNA contains:
- the IL12RB1 gene encoding interleukin-12 receptor subunit beta-1 isoform X7: MGCDTHFFFFFFGLFPLFSFNVFRSGDGVAEPRRWQRGSPGAVGLCVDPMGPLVTWVVPLLLLFLRSRQGAACRTSECCFQDPPYPDADSGSASGPRDLSCYRISSAGYECSWQYEGPTAGVSHFLRCCLSSGRCCYFAAGSATRLQFSDQAGVSVLHTVTLWVESWARNRTEKSPEVTLQLYTSVKYKPPLGDIKVSKLAGQLRMEWETPDNQVGAEVQFRHRTPSSSWKLGDCGPQDDDTESCLCPLEMNVAQEIQLRRRRLGSQGSSWSKWSSPVCVPPENPPQPQVRFSVEQLGRDGRRRLTLKEQPTQLELPEGCQGPAPGAEVTYQLQLHMLSCPCKAKATRTLPLEKMPYLSGAAYNVAVISSNRFGPGPNQTWYIPADTHTEPVALNISVGTNGTTMYWPARAQSTTYCIEWQPVGQEGSLATCNLTAPQDPDPAGMATYSWSRESGAMGQEKCYHITIFASAHPKKLTLWSTVLSTYHFGGNASAAGTPHHVSVKNHSLDSVSVDWAPSPLSTCPGVLKEYVVRCRDEDSNQVSEHPVQPTETQVTLSDLRAGVAYTVQVRADTAWLRGAWSQPQRFSIKVQVSDWFIFFASLGSFLSILLVGVLGYLGLNRATRHLCPPLPTPCASSAIQFPAGKETWQWINPVDFQEEASLQEALVVEMSWDKGERTELLEKAELPEGAPELALDTQLSLEDGDRCDH; the protein is encoded by the exons ATGGGCTGTgacactcacttttttttttttttttttggtctttttccctTGTTCAGCTTCAATGTGTTCCGGAGTGGGGACGGGGTGGCTGAACCTCGCAGGTGGCAGAGAGGCTCCCCTGGGGCTGTGGGGCTCTGCGTGGATCCAATGGGGCCGCTGGTGACCTGGGTggtccccctcctcctcctcttcctgcgaTCCAGGCAGGGTG CTGCCTGCAGAACCAGTGAGTGCTGTTTTCAGGACCCACCATATCCGGATGCAGACTCAG GCTCAGCCTCGGGCCCTAGGGACCTGAGCTGCTATCGGATATCCAGCGCTGGTTACGAGTGCTCCTGGCAGTATGAGGGTCCCACAGCTGGGGTCAGCCACTTCCTGCGGTGCTG CCTTAGCTCTGGGCGCTGTTGCTACTTCGCCGCAGGCTCAGCCACCAGGCTGCAGTTCTCCGACCAGGCCGGGGTGTCTGTGCTGCACACCGTCACGCTCTGGGTGGAATCCTGGGCCAGGAACCGGACAGAGAAATCTCCTGAGGTGACCCTGCAGCTCTACACGTCAG TTAAATATAAGCCTCCTCTGGGAGACATCAAGGTGTCCAAGTTGGCTGGGCAGCTGCGTATGGAGTGGGAGACCCCGGATAACCAGGTTGGTGCTGAGGTGCAGTTCCGGCACCGGACGCCCAGCAGCTCATGGAAGTTG GGCGACTGCGGACCTCAGGATGATGATACTg AGTCCTGCCTCTGTCCCCTGGAGATGAATGTGGCCCAGGAAATCCAGCTCCGACGACGGCGGCTGGGGAGCCAGGGGAGTTCCTGGAGCAAGTGGAGCAGCCCTGTGTGTGTTCCCCCTG AAAATCCCCCACAGCCTCAGGTGAGATTCTCAGTGGAGCAGCTGGGCCGGGATGGGAGGAGGCGGCTGACCCTGAAAGAGCAG CCAACCCAGCTGGAGCTTCCAGAAGGCTGTCAAGGGCCGGCGCCTGGAGCGGAGGTCACCTACCAACTGCAGCTCCACATGCTGTCCTGCCCGTGTAAGGCCAAGGCCACCAGGACCCTGCCCCTGGAGAAAATGCCCTATCTCTCGGGTGCTGCCTACAATGTGGCTGTCATCTCCTCGAACCGATTTGGTCCTGGCCCAAACCAGACGTGGTACATTCCTGCTGACACCCACACAG aACCAGTGGCTCTGAATATCAGCGTCGGAACCAACGGAACCACTATGTATTGGCCAGCCCGGGCTCAGAGCACGACGTACTGCATTGAATGGCAGCCCGTGGGCCAGGAAGGAAGCCTTGCCACCTGCAACCTGACTGCGCCGCAAGACCCGGATCCGGCTGGAATGG CAACCTACAGCTGGAGTCGAGAGTCTGGGGCAATGGGGCAGGAAAAGTGTTACCACATTACTATCTTTGCCTCTGCGCACCCAAAGAAGCTCACCTTGTGGTCTACGGTCCTGTCCACCTACCACTTTGGGGGCAATG CCTCAGCAGCTGGGACACCGCACCACGTCTCGGTGAAGAATCATAGCTTGGACTCAGTGTCCGTGGACTGGGCACCATCCCCGCTGAGCACCTGTCCCGGCGTCCTAAAGGAGTATGTTGTCCGCTGCCGAGATGAAGACAGCAACCAGGTGTCAG AGCATCCCGTGCAGCCCACAGAGACCCAAGTAACCCTCAGTGACCTGCGGGCTGGTGTAGCCTACACAGTGCAGGTGCGAGCAGACACGGCGTGGCTGAGGGGTGCCTGGAGCCAGCCCCAGCGCTTCAGCATCA AAGTGCAGGTTTCTGATTGGTTCATCTTCTTCGCCTCCCTGGGGAGCTTCCTGAGCATCCTTCTCGTGGGTGTCCTTGGCTACCTTGGCCTGAACAG GGCCACACGGCACCTGTGCCCACCACTGCCCACACCCTGTGCCAGCTCCGCCATTCAGTTCCCTGCAGGGAAGGAG ACTTGGCAGTGGATCAACCCAGTGGACTTCCAGGAAGAGGCATCCCTGCAGGAGGCCCTGGTGGTGGAGATGTCCTGGGACAAAGGCGAGAGGACTGAGCTTCTTGAGAAGGCAGAGCTACCTGAGGGTGCCCCTGAGCTGGCCCTGGATACACAGTTGTCCTTGGAGGATGGAGACAG atgtgatcactga